One window of Thermocoleostomius sinensis A174 genomic DNA carries:
- a CDS encoding CADD family putative folate metabolism protein, with protein sequence MSLRQTLEAIVAQKHLLTHPFYVAWTEGKLDRDHLKEYAKQYFHHVLAFPTYISAIHYNTPHLAVRQELLENLIGEERGEKNHPALWRNFALALGATEAELETGPLLDTTANLIETFRDRCLNSPFYAGLAALYAYESQVPEVAKVKIEGLQQFYGMSNPTDYEFFTVHQEADVYHTEATVQLIEAHATTEAQQAEAAAVAQAAVDALWSFLDGIYETYCQDVKAEAIAV encoded by the coding sequence ATGTCTCTTCGCCAAACCCTAGAAGCGATCGTCGCCCAGAAGCATTTGCTCACTCATCCGTTTTATGTGGCGTGGACGGAGGGCAAGCTCGATCGCGATCACCTCAAAGAATATGCCAAGCAATATTTCCATCATGTGTTGGCATTTCCGACCTACATCAGTGCCATTCACTACAACACGCCTCATTTGGCGGTGCGGCAAGAACTGCTGGAAAACTTGATTGGAGAAGAACGAGGTGAGAAGAATCATCCAGCCCTATGGCGCAATTTTGCCTTGGCGCTGGGTGCAACCGAGGCAGAACTGGAGACGGGACCACTGCTGGATACCACAGCTAATTTGATTGAAACCTTTCGCGATCGGTGTTTAAACTCGCCGTTCTATGCCGGGTTAGCGGCTCTCTATGCTTATGAGTCTCAAGTTCCTGAAGTAGCGAAGGTAAAGATTGAGGGCTTGCAGCAGTTCTATGGCATGAGTAATCCGACCGATTACGAGTTTTTCACGGTGCACCAAGAAGCGGATGTCTACCACACGGAAGCAACAGTGCAACTCATTGAAGCTCATGCCACGACCGAGGCTCAACAGGCAGAAGCAGCGGCAGTCGCTCAAGCGGCGGTGGATGCGCTGTGGTCGTTCTTAGATGGCATCTATGAAACCTACTGTCAAGATGTCAAGGCGGAGGCAATAGCTGTTTAG